In Alteromonas naphthalenivorans, one DNA window encodes the following:
- the thiS gene encoding sulfur carrier protein ThiS: MSHINISLNGEQANCAPNTSVLAFLTAQGVIQDISQDGTAVAKNGTILAKPLWDEIHLQNNDKLDIFTLVAGG; this comes from the coding sequence ATGTCACACATAAATATTTCATTAAATGGTGAACAGGCTAACTGTGCACCAAATACGTCGGTGTTAGCATTTCTAACAGCCCAAGGCGTAATCCAAGACATAAGCCAAGACGGCACTGCTGTGGCTAAAAACGGCACTATTTTGGCCAAGCCGCTTTGGGATGAAATCCACTTACAAAACAACGATAAGCTTGATATTTTCACGCTTGTAGCAGGAGGGTAA
- a CDS encoding YHYH protein, whose product MKNNKLRRLALVMGVFTLSSLAACGDHSNPDSHEHPKKESTKQSTNASLPTTTEYFTDDVIVSDGLVDCTLSDGSESSCYIVTMPVNSGIDVGHDKGPWCPRNINDTAEDAGIWLSDNQVYDADGNFIENLATFYSDDNWQLFNPETGEVKVTDSKDACLAAARPDVAPEYQNYCVECQPEYAEDVEPQKYLIPAYPKKASRITQFDPHGGVGLAFNGIKMDAPAPVDAILGAYTLAPFDDCGGHVNPHVGYHYHAITECSSIDTALSTHGKMLGVALDGFTIFERKLPDGQVPDDLDDCGGHALDGSSVDKEKEGDIGYHYHAGDAGSNQILACFSAPQGCAIQGDSMQCDTKRGGPGGLGDHPPGGPPGGLRDDGPPGDLPQNKRLPSDAS is encoded by the coding sequence ATGAAGAATAACAAACTACGAAGACTAGCGTTGGTTATGGGTGTGTTTACCCTAAGCTCACTTGCCGCGTGCGGCGATCATTCCAACCCAGACTCCCACGAGCACCCAAAAAAAGAATCAACAAAACAAAGTACAAACGCTTCACTCCCAACCACTACCGAATACTTTACTGATGACGTGATTGTTAGTGATGGCCTTGTAGACTGTACATTGAGCGATGGCAGTGAATCTTCGTGTTATATCGTTACTATGCCGGTAAATAGCGGTATAGACGTTGGGCACGACAAAGGGCCGTGGTGCCCGCGTAATATTAACGATACCGCTGAAGACGCGGGAATTTGGTTGAGTGATAACCAAGTATACGATGCGGATGGCAACTTTATAGAAAACCTAGCCACCTTCTATAGTGATGACAATTGGCAGCTGTTTAACCCTGAAACGGGTGAAGTTAAAGTGACCGATAGCAAAGATGCCTGCCTTGCTGCTGCGCGCCCCGATGTTGCCCCCGAATATCAGAACTACTGCGTTGAATGCCAACCTGAATACGCGGAAGATGTTGAACCACAAAAATACCTTATTCCCGCCTACCCTAAAAAAGCATCACGCATTACCCAATTCGACCCTCATGGTGGAGTAGGCCTTGCTTTCAACGGTATTAAGATGGATGCGCCTGCGCCAGTTGATGCCATTTTAGGGGCTTACACTCTTGCCCCCTTTGATGACTGTGGCGGACACGTTAACCCTCATGTTGGGTACCATTACCATGCCATTACCGAATGCTCATCTATTGATACTGCGCTTTCTACCCACGGCAAAATGTTAGGCGTAGCACTAGACGGTTTTACTATTTTTGAACGTAAACTCCCTGATGGACAAGTACCTGATGATCTTGATGACTGCGGCGGGCATGCTCTAGATGGAAGTAGCGTTGATAAAGAGAAAGAGGGTGACATCGGTTACCACTACCATGCTGGCGATGCCGGAAGTAACCAAATTTTAGCCTGTTTCAGTGCACCTCAAGGTTGCGCTATACAGGGTGACAGTATGCAGTGCGATACCAAGCGAGGTGGCCCTGGTGGTCTTGGTGATCATCCTCCTGGTGGCCCTCCTGGAGGTCTTCGTGATGATGGCCCTCCTGGGGATCTTCCACAAAATAAGCGCCTTCCTAGTGACGCATCTTAG
- the thiE gene encoding thiamine phosphate synthase, producing MIETTRGLFKATQAMSEEPVVWAIGGIDTSGGAGITRDAITLADINVHACVLTTQVANQSHSIMRSASALSIDTLNEQWQALESDLPPRAIKIGAIANSAQALFLCEHVVKIKQYKTANCFVVWDPVLVSSSGGVLGELSQHSIDTLIATVDVVTPNVKELAQLTGWPVHCEKSLLAAAQALIARGAQAVYVKGGHAHWQSTAIDTFVSAQAIRIFQQPRDNMGNLRGTGCMFSSALAGFVASDYDIQDALTLANAYLHKVRNASVFSSSSVCSADQIHCAGLVGFPLTPVHYPSVRYGENDPISHKTPMQFPKLTNTSLGIYPVVSDVSQLEVLVKAGAVIIQLRIKFGTEDFKSTQIAKAVEVVKNTPCQLFINDDWELAIKHGAYGVHLGQEDLETANLQAISRAGLRLGVSTHGYCELQRIKRLSPSYIALGHIFPTTTKDMPSKPQGLDRLSRYVRLCADIPTVAIGGINLSRINTVASTGVSSIAVVRAVTQAADPAAAFHDLLRRMNDAEDNGEDMVDRITEPGALVQHGLSYG from the coding sequence GTGATAGAAACAACAAGAGGCTTATTTAAAGCAACACAAGCCATGAGCGAGGAACCCGTTGTATGGGCTATTGGTGGCATAGATACAAGTGGAGGCGCGGGTATAACCCGCGACGCCATTACCCTTGCTGATATAAATGTGCATGCATGCGTATTAACCACCCAGGTCGCAAACCAATCACATTCGATAATGCGAAGCGCATCCGCGCTAAGTATCGATACACTCAATGAACAATGGCAAGCACTCGAAAGCGACCTTCCACCTAGGGCAATAAAGATTGGCGCTATTGCAAACTCTGCTCAAGCCCTATTTTTGTGTGAGCATGTAGTAAAAATAAAACAGTATAAAACCGCTAACTGTTTTGTCGTTTGGGATCCTGTATTGGTAAGTTCGTCAGGAGGCGTTTTAGGTGAACTCAGCCAACATAGTATTGATACGCTTATTGCGACTGTGGATGTTGTAACCCCTAACGTGAAAGAGTTAGCACAGTTAACCGGCTGGCCTGTGCACTGTGAAAAGTCTCTATTAGCCGCGGCACAAGCGCTTATTGCCCGTGGGGCTCAAGCTGTTTACGTTAAAGGCGGCCACGCCCACTGGCAAAGTACAGCAATTGATACTTTCGTGTCAGCGCAGGCGATTCGAATTTTCCAACAACCCCGAGATAACATGGGTAACCTTAGAGGCACAGGTTGCATGTTTTCCAGTGCATTAGCCGGTTTTGTGGCAAGTGATTATGATATTCAAGATGCGCTAACCCTTGCTAATGCATACCTGCATAAAGTGCGTAACGCGTCGGTATTTTCAAGCAGTTCTGTCTGTTCCGCCGACCAAATTCATTGCGCAGGTTTAGTTGGCTTTCCTTTAACGCCGGTACACTATCCTTCTGTCCGCTATGGTGAAAATGACCCTATTTCGCACAAAACCCCAATGCAATTTCCTAAATTAACCAACACCTCACTAGGGATATACCCAGTGGTTAGCGATGTATCGCAATTGGAGGTACTGGTAAAAGCAGGCGCCGTGATTATTCAATTGAGAATAAAATTTGGCACTGAAGATTTCAAGTCAACACAAATAGCGAAGGCTGTAGAGGTAGTAAAGAACACACCCTGTCAGTTATTTATTAACGATGACTGGGAATTAGCCATCAAGCATGGTGCCTACGGCGTACATTTGGGGCAAGAAGATCTCGAAACGGCCAATTTACAAGCCATTTCCCGTGCAGGGCTTAGGTTGGGTGTTTCTACCCACGGTTACTGTGAGCTTCAACGCATTAAAAGGCTAAGCCCCTCTTACATTGCACTTGGTCATATCTTTCCCACCACCACAAAAGACATGCCGTCGAAACCACAAGGGCTCGATCGCCTTTCACGTTACGTTCGGCTTTGTGCAGATATTCCTACGGTGGCCATTGGCGGTATTAATTTGTCACGAATTAACACGGTAGCCAGTACTGGCGTGTCGAGTATTGCCGTTGTGCGAGCCGTTACACAAGCAGCGGACCCGGCTGCGGCATTTCACGACTTGTTAAGGCGGATGAATGATGCCGAAGATAATGGCGAAGACATGGTAGACAGAATTACCGAGCCTGGCGCATTAGTTCAACACGGCCTTAGCTATGGATAG
- a CDS encoding HesA/MoeB/ThiF family protein, protein MDSAHLSADDISRYSRQLLLDDIDEEGQARLKQAYAVVIGLGGLGTLVARYLVGAGIGKVLLVDNDTVDKSNIHRQVLFNQEHIGQYKTKASYAQLRLVTPHTQIELAEIHANSSNLPLLITGAQCVLDCSDNITTRKAINAACVDQRKALFIAAASQYSWQAINLQLSEKNSGCYACLLAHTRVQEDCISQGILGPVVGMAACFQATQALLYMANPKVNITWGQYTIMNVASAQFQSFSLPPYKHCEVCQCHT, encoded by the coding sequence ATGGATAGTGCACACCTTTCTGCCGATGACATCAGCCGTTACAGTCGCCAGTTGCTGCTTGATGACATTGACGAAGAAGGGCAAGCTCGCCTGAAACAAGCATACGCTGTTGTTATCGGGCTTGGAGGGCTAGGTACCTTAGTTGCGCGTTACTTGGTGGGTGCAGGTATTGGCAAAGTTTTGCTGGTAGATAACGACACTGTTGATAAGAGTAACATCCATCGGCAAGTGCTGTTTAACCAAGAACATATTGGCCAATACAAAACAAAAGCCAGCTATGCCCAGTTGCGCCTAGTAACCCCCCACACCCAGATTGAACTAGCCGAAATTCACGCAAATAGCAGTAACTTACCGTTGCTGATAACCGGTGCCCAGTGCGTGCTGGATTGCAGTGACAACATCACTACCCGAAAAGCCATTAATGCCGCTTGTGTTGACCAGCGCAAAGCACTTTTTATTGCTGCCGCCAGCCAGTACAGCTGGCAAGCGATAAACCTGCAATTGAGTGAAAAAAACAGTGGCTGCTACGCATGCCTACTTGCGCACACAAGGGTACAAGAAGACTGCATCAGTCAAGGTATTTTAGGCCCTGTGGTAGGCATGGCAGCATGCTTTCAAGCTACCCAAGCCCTGCTGTATATGGCCAACCCCAAGGTAAACATTACGTGGGGGCAATACACCATCATGAATGTGGCCTCCGCACAGTTTCAATCTTTCTCACTTCCGCCTTACAAACACTGCGAGGTATGCCAATGTCACACATAA
- a CDS encoding DUF697 domain-containing protein, translated as MNKPSAMNEQNSMDKQRSMDKNTEKPTSAAGPAYRPKVVQQRLDIRPPDTAMPAKTETNEWQMDSAKVRISTGGLTLGLGVLSIIGFFVFDAYTTLTASVAEHPIASIALAALLSGFVACFSYLSFREWRGYKQINKAIDDGQTIASLTGEDSIETVDKVLKRHGSRFTSSSYAAHCFAIYQKQLHNDMSAKERLELYHDTVLNAVQQKAQKVLNKESITAGSLAFISPNNLIQTFAVMWISFRTIRRMAKIYGLRPGTIGNWKLLGVLAQNIAAQGVFDLATDEVANQIGGSLSAKFMENSAEAVAAGALNVRLGKALMKLLK; from the coding sequence ATGAATAAGCCAAGCGCGATGAACGAACAAAACTCGATGGATAAACAACGCTCGATGGACAAAAATACCGAGAAACCAACAAGTGCAGCTGGGCCAGCCTATCGCCCCAAAGTGGTACAGCAGCGCCTTGATATTAGGCCCCCCGATACTGCAATGCCCGCAAAAACTGAAACCAACGAATGGCAAATGGACAGCGCAAAAGTGCGTATTTCCACTGGTGGATTAACCTTAGGGCTAGGTGTACTTTCCATTATTGGCTTCTTTGTTTTCGATGCCTACACCACCCTTACCGCAAGCGTGGCCGAGCACCCTATTGCTAGCATTGCTTTGGCCGCACTACTTAGTGGTTTTGTGGCCTGTTTCAGTTATTTGAGCTTTCGAGAATGGCGAGGCTATAAGCAAATCAATAAGGCCATTGATGATGGGCAAACAATCGCGTCGTTAACGGGTGAAGACAGCATTGAGACCGTGGATAAGGTACTCAAACGCCATGGTAGCCGTTTTACCTCATCGTCTTATGCTGCGCATTGTTTCGCTATTTACCAAAAGCAGTTACACAATGATATGTCTGCCAAAGAGCGGCTTGAGCTGTATCACGATACGGTGTTAAACGCGGTGCAACAAAAAGCGCAGAAAGTGCTTAACAAAGAATCGATTACCGCAGGAAGCTTGGCATTTATTAGTCCGAATAACTTAATTCAAACCTTTGCGGTGATGTGGATAAGCTTTCGTACCATAAGACGCATGGCCAAAATTTATGGCCTTCGACCCGGCACCATAGGCAATTGGAAACTACTCGGCGTATTAGCACAAAATATTGCTGCGCAGGGCGTGTTCGATTTAGCGACTGACGAAGTCGCCAATCAAATTGGTGGTTCGTTAAGTGCAAAATTTATGGAAAATTCCGCTGAAGCCGTTGCTGCGGGAGCGCTGAATGTGCGTTTAGGAAAGGCGCTAATGAAGCTATTGAAATAA
- the thiH gene encoding 2-iminoacetate synthase ThiH, translating into MGIASTLMSQDLTNIALSIQSKTNKHVEQALGKTSRNLDDFMALISPAATPYLEEMAAQSQMLTRARFGNTMGLFVPLYLANLCANECTYCGFTMSNKIKRTVLNLSQIETEIDAITDMGFSQVLLVTGEHEQKVGMPYFSEVLPAIRAKASNVMMEVQPLPQKDYETLKTLGVDAVLVYQETYNPQAYAKYHTRGKKQDFLWRLQASDRIGAAGIDKIGIGALLGLGDWRTDSVMTALHGQLIQQHYWRSRVAISFPRLRQCEGNTNDSVNLLTQQFPNETQLLQLICAHRLFNPQAELSLSTRESARFRDGVLPLGITSMSAGSQTQPGGYSAPSEALNQFDIDDTRAVNLVAAAIEAKGLEPVWKDWMAFS; encoded by the coding sequence ATGGGCATTGCAAGCACACTCATGTCGCAAGATTTAACGAATATAGCGCTTTCTATTCAAAGTAAAACCAACAAGCACGTAGAGCAAGCGTTAGGGAAAACCAGCCGCAATTTAGATGATTTTATGGCGCTAATATCCCCTGCTGCCACGCCTTATTTAGAAGAGATGGCCGCGCAATCACAAATGCTAACCCGCGCCCGATTTGGCAATACCATGGGGTTATTTGTGCCCCTATACCTTGCCAATTTATGTGCAAACGAATGTACATATTGCGGTTTCACCATGAGTAACAAAATAAAGCGTACGGTGCTGAATTTGAGCCAAATAGAAACCGAGATAGACGCTATTACCGATATGGGGTTTTCACAAGTATTGCTGGTAACAGGCGAGCACGAACAAAAGGTAGGCATGCCTTATTTTAGTGAAGTGCTACCGGCAATAAGGGCTAAAGCGAGCAACGTCATGATGGAAGTGCAGCCGTTGCCACAAAAAGACTATGAAACCTTAAAGACCCTAGGGGTGGATGCGGTATTAGTTTACCAAGAAACCTATAACCCTCAAGCGTACGCAAAATACCATACTCGGGGCAAAAAGCAGGATTTCTTATGGCGTTTGCAGGCCAGCGATCGTATTGGCGCAGCAGGTATTGATAAAATAGGTATTGGCGCATTATTAGGGTTAGGTGACTGGCGTACCGATAGTGTGATGACTGCCCTGCACGGCCAGCTTATTCAGCAGCATTACTGGCGAAGTCGGGTGGCTATTTCTTTCCCGCGCTTACGACAGTGCGAAGGCAATACCAACGATTCAGTTAATTTATTAACCCAGCAGTTTCCTAACGAAACGCAACTGTTGCAATTGATATGCGCTCACCGTTTGTTTAACCCACAAGCCGAACTGTCCCTATCTACTCGTGAATCGGCGCGATTTCGCGATGGTGTGTTACCACTAGGTATTACCTCTATGTCAGCAGGGTCGCAAACTCAACCTGGCGGTTATAGTGCGCCTTCAGAAGCGCTTAACCAGTTTGATATAGATGACACCCGCGCTGTAAATTTGGTAGCCGCCGCCATTGAAGCAAAAGGGTTGGAGCCGGTATGGAAAGATTGGATGGCTTTTAGTTAG
- a CDS encoding thiazole synthase has translation MLTLANQTFSSRLLMGTGKFSSPSIMKRSVKSAKSTIVTLAMKRLSAHIEHDNSLALLRELDVTLLPNTSGAKNAQEAIFAAELAYEVLGSPWIKLEIHPDQQHLLPDPIETLRAAEVLVKKGFNVLPYCHADPVLCKRLEEVGCAAVMPLGAPIGTNQGLQTAPFLRIIIEQANVPVIVDAGIGKPSEAMAAMEMGADAVLVNTAIATASNPVAMASAFSKAVEIGRKAYEAGMPITHQEAQPSSPLTQFLVQE, from the coding sequence ATGCTTACCTTAGCGAATCAAACTTTTTCATCTCGCCTATTAATGGGCACGGGTAAATTTAGCTCGCCAAGCATAATGAAACGCAGCGTAAAAAGTGCCAAAAGCACTATAGTAACCTTAGCCATGAAGCGGCTTTCTGCGCATATTGAGCATGATAATTCCTTAGCACTTTTAAGAGAATTAGACGTTACGCTATTACCGAACACCTCTGGCGCCAAAAACGCACAAGAAGCCATTTTTGCTGCTGAGTTAGCCTATGAAGTGCTCGGTTCGCCATGGATAAAGTTAGAAATACACCCTGACCAACAGCACCTTTTACCAGATCCTATCGAAACTCTACGTGCCGCCGAAGTATTAGTGAAAAAAGGCTTCAATGTGTTGCCTTATTGCCATGCCGACCCTGTGCTTTGTAAGCGGTTAGAAGAAGTGGGCTGCGCAGCGGTTATGCCATTAGGCGCACCTATTGGCACCAATCAAGGGTTACAAACCGCGCCTTTTTTGCGCATTATTATTGAACAAGCGAATGTACCCGTTATTGTTGATGCGGGCATTGGTAAGCCTAGCGAAGCCATGGCGGCCATGGAAATGGGCGCTGATGCTGTGTTGGTGAACACAGCTATTGCTACTGCAAGCAATCCTGTTGCCATGGCGAGCGCTTTTTCTAAAGCCGTTGAAATAGGCCGTAAAGCTTATGAAGCCGGCATGCCTATTACTCATCAAGAAGCCCAGCCTTCTAGCCCCTTAACCCAGTTTTTGGTGCAGGAGTAA
- the thiC gene encoding phosphomethylpyrimidine synthase ThiC: MSTRREQRQQAQDFINQLAGEAYPNSTRHYEKGSRDDINVAMRLIHQHDSLIGGTEEKPIFESNPPIGVYDTSGPYGDPDVTINVQKGLAPLRENWIKARENTYQLEGVSSHFAKQREQDIVTEDFRFTRTLKPRKALEGKNVTQLHYARQGIITPEMEYIAIRENMGRDALKDSPLSNQHKGEHFGANLPSNITPEFVRQEVAAGRAIIPANINHPELEPMIIGRNFLVKINANIGNSAVTSSIEEEVEKLVWSTRWGADTLMDLSTGRNIHETREWLLRNSPIPLGTVPIYQALEKVNGVAEDLTWELFKDTLIEQAEQGVDYFTIHAGVLLEYVPLTANRVTGIVSRGGSIMAKWCLSHHKQSFLYERFRDICEICAAYDVSLSLGDGLRPGSVADANDEAQFSELRTLGELTKIAWEYDVQVMIEGPGHVPMHMIKANMEEQLTHCHEAPFYTLGPLTTDIAPGYDHFTSGIGAAMIGWYGCAMLCYVTPKEHLGLPNKEDVKQGLITYKIAAHAADLAKGHPGAQIRDNAMSKARFEFRWEDQFNLALDPHTARAYHDETLPKASGKVAHFCSMCGPKFCSMKISQEVRDVAKANQEAAQQDSALQEKALQEKGMQDMATAFNNSGAALYHGADTKVQLP, encoded by the coding sequence ATGTCGACTCGACGCGAACAGCGCCAACAGGCGCAAGACTTTATTAATCAATTGGCCGGTGAGGCCTACCCTAATTCTACTCGTCACTACGAAAAAGGCAGCCGCGACGATATTAACGTTGCCATGCGACTGATTCACCAGCACGACAGCTTAATTGGCGGCACCGAAGAAAAGCCTATATTTGAAAGTAACCCACCCATTGGGGTTTACGATACTTCCGGCCCTTACGGCGACCCAGACGTTACCATTAACGTGCAAAAAGGGTTGGCGCCGCTACGAGAAAACTGGATTAAAGCCCGCGAAAACACGTACCAGCTTGAAGGGGTATCGTCGCACTTCGCGAAGCAACGTGAGCAAGATATTGTCACTGAAGATTTTCGTTTCACGCGCACGCTGAAACCACGCAAAGCCCTAGAAGGTAAAAATGTAACCCAACTGCATTACGCTCGCCAAGGTATTATAACGCCCGAAATGGAATACATTGCCATTCGCGAAAACATGGGCCGCGACGCACTAAAAGACAGCCCGCTAAGCAATCAACACAAAGGCGAGCACTTCGGGGCTAACCTGCCTTCAAACATTACCCCTGAATTTGTTCGCCAAGAAGTGGCAGCTGGTCGCGCGATTATTCCCGCGAACATAAATCACCCTGAACTAGAACCTATGATCATTGGCCGCAATTTTTTAGTCAAAATTAACGCCAATATTGGTAATTCAGCGGTCACCTCGTCTATTGAAGAGGAAGTAGAAAAGCTAGTGTGGTCTACCCGCTGGGGCGCCGATACGCTTATGGATTTATCCACCGGCCGCAACATTCACGAAACACGCGAATGGCTGCTTCGTAACAGCCCAATCCCTTTAGGTACTGTGCCCATCTACCAAGCCCTCGAGAAAGTAAATGGCGTGGCTGAAGATCTTACCTGGGAGTTGTTTAAAGACACCCTTATCGAGCAAGCCGAACAAGGGGTAGATTACTTCACCATTCACGCAGGCGTATTACTTGAATACGTGCCACTTACCGCAAATCGAGTAACGGGCATTGTGTCGCGCGGCGGCTCTATTATGGCCAAGTGGTGTTTAAGTCATCACAAACAGAGCTTTTTGTACGAACGATTCCGCGATATTTGTGAAATTTGTGCCGCTTATGATGTATCGCTTTCTTTAGGTGACGGATTACGCCCAGGCAGCGTAGCCGATGCAAACGATGAGGCACAATTTTCTGAACTTCGCACCTTGGGTGAGCTCACTAAAATAGCCTGGGAATACGATGTTCAGGTTATGATTGAAGGCCCAGGGCATGTGCCAATGCACATGATCAAAGCTAATATGGAAGAGCAGTTAACCCATTGCCATGAAGCGCCTTTTTACACATTAGGCCCCCTAACTACTGATATCGCGCCAGGTTATGACCACTTCACGTCTGGAATTGGTGCCGCTATGATAGGTTGGTACGGCTGCGCCATGCTTTGTTATGTTACCCCTAAAGAGCATTTGGGTTTGCCCAACAAAGAAGATGTTAAGCAGGGGCTAATTACCTACAAAATTGCGGCACATGCTGCCGACTTAGCGAAAGGCCACCCCGGTGCGCAAATTCGCGATAACGCCATGTCGAAAGCCCGTTTTGAGTTTCGTTGGGAAGACCAGTTCAACCTCGCATTAGACCCCCATACCGCCCGCGCTTATCACGATGAAACCCTGCCCAAGGCCTCGGGTAAAGTGGCACATTTTTGTTCTATGTGCGGCCCCAAGTTTTGCTCTATGAAAATTTCTCAAGAAGTGCGAGATGTAGCCAAAGCTAATCAGGAAGCTGCGCAACAAGACAGTGCTCTTCAAGAAAAAGCACTGCAAGAAAAAGGCATGCAAGACATGGCTACCGCCTTTAATAACTCTGGAGCTGCGCTATATCACGGTGCCGATACCAAGGTGCAGCTGCCGTGA
- a CDS encoding threonine/serine ThrE exporter family protein: MDTVEFIQIRRFIVKLGKMLHKYGTPAFRLEAYLLEVATYLGVHASFISTPTSLTFVIWSDRHEDEYNHASRLLPGDLDMNALSLTDELAGSLLNGELTLAAADKRLDEIDAMGSPYGKWLTGGAFGMATSAFAMLMGASWAEIGWSGLLGLLAYVWTLWSERSKRVNLMLEPATAFIAALLACAIGTYIDPGINIPLIVLSSVIVFVPGLALTMGLAELSSRNMVSGTARTMDAVMQLFKLYFGAFLGVSAGFSLFGENVYQPAESLPYWATWLSVFLLCLALVAIFRTRVKHIPWAMAAAFIAYSATAWSSDYMSPGLGAFVGAFALGLFANAFTRIANQPATIVAMHGLIVLVPGSKTYIGLNSFISGQDFVQADHLGQEVFLIFMSLVAGLIFANVVMPTKKAL, encoded by the coding sequence TTGGACACTGTAGAATTTATTCAAATTCGGAGATTTATTGTAAAGCTTGGCAAAATGCTGCACAAATACGGCACGCCTGCTTTTCGACTAGAAGCTTACTTACTAGAAGTTGCGACCTACTTAGGCGTGCACGCTTCATTTATTTCCACACCGACTTCATTAACTTTTGTTATTTGGAGTGACAGACACGAAGATGAATATAATCATGCTTCTCGCCTACTTCCCGGCGACCTAGACATGAACGCGTTATCACTTACCGACGAGCTTGCAGGCTCACTACTAAACGGTGAGCTTACTCTAGCAGCAGCCGATAAACGCCTTGATGAAATTGATGCTATGGGTAGCCCCTATGGGAAATGGCTTACGGGTGGCGCCTTCGGTATGGCTACCAGCGCCTTTGCCATGCTAATGGGTGCAAGCTGGGCTGAAATTGGTTGGTCAGGTTTACTAGGCTTACTTGCCTATGTATGGACGCTGTGGTCCGAGCGTTCTAAGCGGGTTAATTTAATGCTAGAACCGGCTACCGCTTTTATTGCTGCCCTACTCGCGTGTGCTATTGGTACTTACATCGACCCAGGGATTAACATTCCTCTTATTGTACTTTCCTCGGTAATAGTATTTGTTCCTGGGCTTGCCCTTACCATGGGGCTTGCCGAGCTTTCGTCCCGCAATATGGTATCGGGCACTGCTCGCACCATGGATGCCGTAATGCAGTTGTTTAAGCTTTATTTCGGTGCTTTTTTAGGCGTATCGGCAGGCTTTAGTTTATTTGGCGAGAACGTATACCAACCGGCTGAGTCTTTGCCTTATTGGGCAACGTGGTTATCGGTATTTCTATTATGTTTAGCGCTAGTGGCTATTTTTCGCACCCGGGTTAAACATATTCCATGGGCCATGGCGGCGGCCTTTATTGCATACAGTGCCACGGCGTGGAGCTCTGATTACATGAGCCCCGGATTAGGCGCATTCGTGGGAGCCTTCGCCCTAGGGCTTTTTGCCAATGCTTTCACCCGCATTGCAAATCAGCCTGCTACCATTGTGGCTATGCATGGGCTAATTGTATTGGTGCCGGGGTCTAAAACTTATATTGGGTTGAACTCGTTTATTTCGGGGCAAGATTTTGTACAGGCCGATCACTTAGGCCAAGAAGTATTCTTGATCTTTATGTCGCTAGTAGCAGGGCTTATTTTTGCCAACGTTGTGATGCCAACTAAAAAAGCGCTATAG